From the Desulfovibrio sp. JC010 genome, one window contains:
- the carA gene encoding glutamine-hydrolyzing carbamoyl-phosphate synthase small subunit, which produces MKAILALEDGTYFEGTSFTGPGESGGEAIFNTGMTGYQEVLTDPSYTGQMVCMTYPLIGNYGITKEDIESAKVHVAAFIVKECCKHPSNWRSVMSLPDYLKEAGVMGIEGIDTRALTRHLRLNGAMRGIISTEELDPAKLAEKARQLPTMEGQNLADTVTSESCYVWENGKPVPVEVLTGYNWSNKKPRLVLIDYGVKWNILRLLDEQGFEVLSVPSHYSEEQVRALEPDAIFLSNGPGDPAVLDQAVTNAKSYCEDFPVAGICLGHQILGQALGGKAFKLKFGHHGCNHPVMDMESKKIEISSQNHGFCVDISDCSDLKITHKNLNDETLEGFAHKTKPIIAIQFHPEAAPGPHDSCYFFARFRNLVKEATGK; this is translated from the coding sequence ATGAAAGCCATACTGGCACTTGAAGACGGCACCTATTTCGAAGGAACCTCCTTTACCGGCCCCGGCGAATCCGGCGGCGAAGCCATCTTCAATACCGGCATGACCGGATATCAGGAAGTCCTTACCGACCCCTCCTACACCGGACAGATGGTCTGCATGACCTATCCGCTTATCGGCAACTACGGCATCACCAAAGAAGACATCGAATCCGCAAAAGTCCACGTTGCCGCCTTTATCGTTAAAGAATGCTGCAAGCATCCTTCCAACTGGCGTTCTGTAATGTCCCTGCCCGACTACCTCAAGGAAGCAGGAGTCATGGGCATTGAGGGCATCGACACCCGCGCCCTGACCCGCCATCTGCGCCTGAACGGTGCCATGCGCGGCATTATTTCCACCGAAGAACTCGATCCTGCCAAACTGGCAGAAAAAGCCAGGCAGCTGCCCACCATGGAAGGCCAGAACCTTGCCGACACCGTAACTTCCGAAAGCTGCTACGTATGGGAAAACGGCAAGCCTGTTCCGGTTGAAGTTCTTACCGGCTACAACTGGAGCAACAAAAAACCCCGTCTTGTGCTTATTGATTACGGTGTGAAATGGAACATCCTGCGTCTGCTGGATGAGCAGGGTTTCGAAGTCCTTTCCGTGCCCTCTCACTACAGCGAAGAACAGGTCCGGGCACTTGAACCTGACGCAATTTTCCTTTCCAACGGTCCCGGCGACCCGGCAGTTCTCGATCAGGCTGTGACCAACGCAAAGTCCTATTGTGAAGACTTCCCCGTAGCGGGAATCTGCCTCGGTCACCAGATTCTGGGGCAGGCTCTCGGAGGTAAAGCCTTCAAGCTGAAGTTCGGCCATCACGGCTGCAACCACCCTGTTATGGACATGGAAAGTAAAAAAATCGAAATTTCTTCGCAAAACCACGGCTTTTGCGTTGACATTTCCGACTGTTCCGATCTTAAAATCACCCACAAGAACCTTAACGACGAAACTCTGGAAGGCTTTGCTCACAAAACCAAGCCGATCATCGCCATCCAGTTTCACCCGGAAGCAGCTCCCGGCCCGCACGACAGCTGCTACTTCTTCGCCAGATTCCGTAATCTGGTAAAAGAAGCAACCGGTAAATAA